In the genome of Streptomyces sp. NBC_00259, the window TCAGCGATCAGTCGCACCGGCCGGACAGGGATCCGCGCCGCGAAGCGGACCGAGATGTCGATCACCTCGCGGTCCAGGTGATCCGATCCGCCGGTGTGGAGGCGCCAGGCGCCATCCCAGTCGAGGGCGATGCGATTGCGGCGCCGCACGACCGGATCCTGGAGCAGCTCAGCTGCCAGGCCAGGGTCGTTGGCATGCAGCCGGTCCAGCAGCTCGGGTCGTACGGAGCGCACGTTCATCCGCTCCAGGACCGTGAGCTTGGTGGTTTGCCCGCAAGCGGTGCAGAGCGCGAGGAGCCAGGCGTCGATGACCTTGTGGTTGGCGTTGACGCGAAACTTGCCGTTCGCCCGG includes:
- a CDS encoding DUF1062 domain-containing protein — protein: MLENWVVIPTCLPLVLRRCHTCASERFRANGKFRVNANHKVIDAWLLALCTACGQTTKLTVLERMNVRSVRPELLDRLHANDPGLAAELLQDPVVRRRNRIALDWDGAWRLHTGGSDHLDREVIDISVRFAARIPVRPVRLIAEGCGLSRAEVERLITEGNLVSAVRLNGKLSGDFTFTLKR